The following coding sequences are from one Rhipicephalus microplus isolate Deutch F79 chromosome 3, USDA_Rmic, whole genome shotgun sequence window:
- the LOC142803212 gene encoding uncharacterized protein LOC142803212, translating to MQALCKRSVTGSCFDFGCDNLSILSSVASQIEALPAPVLTPDNLDLLSSVASQIEALPAPVLTVDKPSSSQELQAPNEPEHPSVPPSGTQLLFAASNIGGPKADFNSIPSNPLEEPLSQDADLNR from the exons ATGCAGGCGCTGTGCAAGAGGAG CGTTACTGGCTCCTGTTTTGACTTTGGTTGTGACAACCTCAGTATACTTTCCTCGGTAGCTTCTCAGATTGAAG CATTACCTGCTCCTGTTCTGACACCAGACAACCTCGATCTTCTTTCCTCAGTAGCTTCTCAGATCGAAG CATTACCTGCTCCTGTTCTGACGGTGGACAAACCTTCATCATCGCAAG AACTACAGGCTCCTAATGAACCAGAACATCCCTCTGTGCCTCCGAGTGGCACCCAGCTTTTATTTGCAGCTTCTAATATTGGAG GTCCTAAAGCCGATTTCAACAGCATCCCGAGCAACCCGCTCGAGGAGCCTCTCTCACAAG ATGCTGACTTGAACCGGTAG